Within the Osmerus mordax isolate fOsmMor3 chromosome 21, fOsmMor3.pri, whole genome shotgun sequence genome, the region GTATACAGTGGTCaagactaaacacacacatacatcgtTGTGGAGGGTTAACAGTTCAACTGGTTGACCTCGCCAACCAGGTGAGAGTGGACTGGAAGGTCTcgcacacacctaacacacacaatacGGCTATGTCAACAGTGAGCAGAGAGAGTACGAGCGGTAAAAGAGACCTATCAgcccagctggagagagaggtccGTAGGGAAACATCTTCTTTGGTTATAGTGGCTGGCAGTCAGTCAAGGTCTCTATACTTTCTCCTGAGacgcacagagaaagagagagagatagagagagagagggaggagggagggagggagggagggagggagggagggagggagggagggagggagggagggagggagggagggagggagggagggagggagggagggagggagggagggagggagggagaggatggatggatggatggatggatatagaGTTTTTTCCTGGCTAACTATTGTGAGGAGTGCAGGCTAATCAACTCTTGACACCTACAACTCACTCCAGGGGAGACAGCAagactgccagtgaaacacacacacacactcacacaagcacacacacactcacacaagcacacacacacatggaaaaaaCACACTCATTAGAAACTCATTAGGacaaacactgtctctctctctctctctatctctcacacacacacacacacacactcagtagccTAAACCCCATCTCTAGCCTCCCAGTAAGGGGGCTGGCCTGCTCGTTTTAGAGTGCTAAATTATCCATTAGATGTTATCAAGTCTTAGCAGGGCTATGCCATTCCTCTAGGAGACATCAATCATGCATGAAGCACGGAGTGACACATTGGGATGCACTACCGGACCTGCCCCTgtgacacgcaacacacacacacacaacacacaacacactgttcCATTCTGGAGACATGGCAACAAGACTTAAGTTTGAATGTAGCCCTGTATGTCCTCgcttcctgtcatccctccttctctctctgtctctccctctttatccgttttctctctgaccctcccgctctctctctctctctctctccttttttctctctcgttctcttttcTCAGACCGCCCCAAGAATTGTTTTGTCACTGCATTAaccattcttctctctctctctctctctctctctctctctctctctctctctctctctctctctctctctctctctctctctctctctcgcccattCCTCTgtccccacctcctcttcctctctccctctttcctcccggtggcctggcaggcaggcaggcagaaacagACATGCTCAGAATACAGGGACGGTAATGGGCTAAtcaaaaatgcaaaacaattgGCAATTACCTTGCGAGGCTCTAATGGTCATTAGAATTTACAACAAGGTAATGAACTGAGAGTCAGCCCACGTCATGCATATTCATAAAGCAATCAGGCCTTTGAAGATTAAAGAAGCGCTTCAAATTCAAATGAGGCCCCGGCATATTATCAGTGAGATTCAGCCTGGAAGtaaagggttgtgtgtgtgtgtgtgtgtgtgtgtgtgtgtgtgtgtgtaagtgaggatgttggtgtgtgtttgggtgggtgggtgtgtgtgtgtgagtgggtgtgtgtgtgtgttagggtggaTGTTGGTGTGCGTtttgtgagtgcgtgcgtgtgtgccttcatgcctgcctgtcttgcaATTAAGCATGCATGCTCACGTGTCTAAAATCCCTCACTTAAAAAAAACTCCAACTCCCGGCTTGTTTTGAATCGACGGGGAAACAAAACCTATACCCTTTACCACAGCTTCCATGGAACTAATACCCAGAATCCAGACTACTCTCTGAAGAACGGATACAGTCTTCTTCTTCTGATCTTCATTTAACAGAACTGGGATTTGAATCTAAGATTAAATATTAACTTGAGCTATTACGAGTCAACAGgcattttgaaaacaaaacccaagagagagagaacgagcacGTTCATACGTAGGCTACAGattatgccacacacacacacacgcaaacacacacaccgacacacacacatgccagttTTCACACATATGATGGGCCAGACACTATGATGGGGCCAGACACTGGAGGCCTTTCAGCTCCATATCAATCTCTGCTGTGGAGATAAGCTCTGCTCAGCTGCAGAcggccacccacacaccctcacacacacacccacacaccctcacacacacacacacactctctcgcacacatacacactgccttgtccacacacacagaaagtcacatcctctcacacacccttatacacacacacacaaacacccacaatctctcttacacacacaatggctggtctcacacgcacacaaacacaccgaccACCGAATTGTCGCTATGAGCATGAACaccaagacgcacacacactcgccaagCCAGTGATGTTAACAGCTTCTGACAGGGCAGTGATAGTGGAGCTACACACTGAGAGACACTGACCAGCTGCACCATAGcccgggatgtgtgtgtgtgtgtgcctgtgtgcatgcatgtgtgtttgagtaaacATTTAACACACTATTTTCCTTTGACTGTCTTCCTAAAACATTCATTTCTTTCCATAAAAGAATTGACAGGGAGTGGTGAAAGCTAGTTAAAGACAAAGACATTTCCACCGGCGCCACATCTAAACCACACTGAGCCGTTTCCCTCCACTGAGTCCGCAAAGTAAAGATGGCTACTTATTGACCCCCTGCATCAAAGGCAGCTTTCTTCtgctttttctcctttttctctctcctcagaagAAAAAGTCCCTCCCCATCTAAAAATAAAGTAATTAACCTGCCAGGGTTGTGCTGGTGGCGGCCTGGCATTGGAGGGTGACCTTTGAACCCCCCTTATCAGCAGGCCTGTCAAAGTATTGACAGGACAGGAGGGTGTTTATTtctggaggggaaaaaaaggggTGATCTTTCATCTCCGCCGTAACAACAAGCCTTTCTCAGTACTGCTGGGCAAATatgcatttgatttgatttgattcatcAAGTTAAAGAGGAAGCtgatgtatttatgtgtgtgcgtgtgtgtgataccctcaattgtgtgtgtgtaagagagatagtgggtgtttgtgtgtgtgtataagggtgTGCACAAGGATGTGAGTGTCTCACTCCATAGGAAGAACGAGAGGTAGAATTAGGCATGGCATTGGAATGAGAGGTGAAGACATGCCGATGAGGCCCGAGCCAAAAGCCTCCCAGTTCCTGGAGACCAACCAGAAGAtacctggctgactgactgactgggggggggggaaagggagggagggagagagaaggagagagaaaggggaggtgtccaggattggtgggggggggggactggaatAGGGATAATATACTCTTGACAGCCCCCATCATGGGCCAGCTAAGCAGCAGGGTCACAACACGTTTACTACggacaaaacacagacacagggccgtgcgtgtgtgtgtgtattcatgtgtacACGTGCATACGTGTCTATGAGAACGAGAGTGAACGAACAGAacactgcgtgcgtgtgtgtgtgcgtacgtgtgtgtgttttcctccgACTAGTCTCCACCTGAAAAGCCCAGGGCTACAGTGCTGGGTTGTTACAGACAAACGGTGAAACAGGAAGGCCCAGGCAGGagccctgaggacacacacacacacacacaccaggtccaGGTCCACACTCTGCCACCACATATAGAGCACCCCAtccgggcccccccccccaccaggcctccccctcccccccccccccccccccaggctcagCTCCCTGTGCCAAGTGTGCCCTGGCAGAACCCACAGAGGGGCTATCCTGAGGTAGGGCCCTGCCAAGTCAAAGACCCTTTTATGTTCTGCCTGCACGCCCAGGCTCGTAAAGCTTTAACAAACACGCCGGcccctgacgcacacacacacacacacacacgtgcacaaagaTATCCACAAatactcactcaaacacacacgcacacacacacttccaaagaTATCGACAAAAACATTGAAGAAAAAaagccataaacacacacactcacaaacacacacagactcacacacaagctATAGGAACAGTCTCAAGAACTGGAATACACTCAAAGACACAAACTCTCCCCCGACAACAAAGATTTGTGAATCTCTCTTGACATTGTTTGTGGTTTTAAAACTCATCTTCAGAATACAAAATCTTTCCCCATGAAAAATTCATCCGTGAAACACCACTACTCTCTGCAGTTATAAAATGACCAGTGCTGAGTGGATATGCATTTACAGCAAAACACAATTACAGGCCCGGTCTCATTTCCAGGTGTCTAATTACTTAATAATAAGCTGATGAAGTCATTTAGCTGCTTGGCTAAGTGACATTCACGTATTTCGGcaacaagagaaaaaaaagcctCGATTTTTGGAGCTGATAGCCCAAACAAAGAGACCCAATTCACGCGCACACGCGCTACaccaaacacgcacgcacacaccaacacaccactcGCCACGTTAAAACCACAAACGAGGGGAAAATATGTCACTATTgaagccaaccccccccccctccctccctcaccccctccacccccctctgacAGACACCCCCCGCGACGGCAAAGACGGAGGGGCCGGAAAGATGGCACGCTGCCAACGCGCAGCACCCTCCAAAATACCTttgtctctccccacacacacacacacacacacacacacacacacacacagacacacacacacacaaacaacacagcgGTAGGGCAAGGCCGGCACAGGTGACGAAGACACTGGGGCGCAGCCCTGCTATGCTGTGTTGCGACACACAGGGCGCTCCTTGATCACGTGCCTCCTGCTGTCTTCGGGGGAAGAGACGTGCCTCTGCCAGGAGGCTGGCGGGGGTATTGATCGGAGGCCTCGTTACAATGGAGGcccgtggggagggggagggctggaggacggaGGCTGTCAGAAGGGTCGGAGCGGCAGACAGCTACTGTAAATAAAACTGGGGGGTTTTTACGCTGGGAATGAGGTGGTGCCGGCGTTTGTTGGCTGGGTGCTACCTTACGGTACGCATGCAAgagcacgccacacacacacacgcacacacagacagactggtgTACTGAATCTGTCTAGGCAGCATCATCTGCTCTATTTGTAGGAGCAGTGCAGTCTGGAGACTGGCGATGTGTCTCTGTGCATATCTTACATTGTTTATCATGCAAATGAACAGCcactctgttctgtctctccatcgGCCCACAGACATAGCCTCTAACCCcggcctctaccccagcctgtaccccagcctctgGCCATTAATATGAAACTtaacagcccccagccccaattCTGGCTCGAACCCCAACTCCAGCTTCAATTCTGACTCCAGCCCTTGATGTCCAGCCCCAGTGAACCAGACTCCACACCAGGTAACACTTCTCAGAAACCCCAGACCCAGATGCCTCCCATGGTCTATCCTAACCCCAGGCCCAGTGGCCCCTCTCTCGGTCCCTCTCCACAGCCCtaacctctccccagccctaacctctccccagccctaacctctccccagccctaacctctccccagccctaacctctccccagccctaacCTCTGCCCAGGCAGGATCCCATCTGTCACCCATACATCTGCCTCGACAGGGTGGCCGCTCATGCTGTATGTCAAGCAGCAGGatcatgtgtgatgtgtgtggcgTGGGTCATTGTGTGTgacatgtgtgtgggtttgttctAAAGGAACGGTGTCACCAGTTCCTAGAACAGACTGGCTATGGGTTACAGCAAGGCAGGGACTGTATAGGGGTGCATAGGGAGATGGTATattgggacagacagacaggcaggcaggcaggaaagaagataggcaggaaggcagacagatagacagacaggaaggcagacggacagacaaacaggcaggcaaaCCAACGCGGGCCGTAGGGGGACTGGTCATGCTGAGGAAACATGGCAGGTCACATATGGAACAaatgttggggggaggggggcagtgtcGGTATGGATCTGtcattctgtttgtgtgtgtgtgtgtgtgtgtctgcctgcctctgcaaACATCATCCTAGGTATGAGCAACAAACAGCACTAATCCTCAGCAGTCTCACAGAGAGAGCACAGGCTATCGTTACCACGCTTCACGGGGAATATTCAGTAAAACCTGTAGCATTTTCCTCAGCAATTATGTCGTTTGCTAAACTTCTCCtggtgcccccctgcccccaaaccctcctgacccccccgcccccgccaccccccccaccccctcccccaatacAGGATGTGCCGCTGGGCCCAGTCAGCTGTTCTGAcacgctcccctctctccattagACCACCGAGCGAAACGCGTCACATGACGCGGCCGCAAGGTCTCGAACATCAGGAAGTGCGTTGGGTATTTATAGTAACACGTCAGAGACTAGCGGCGGCTGGGTGCTACACCGGACAACAGGCCAGGAGACGCAGAGGAGCGGACGCCCCGTAGCGGCTAAAtaacgacaacaacaaaaacgtcGACCGTCCAATACGTGACGGTTTTGCAAAACAACGGCGTGGGTGACCCGTTTCAGCGTTGCCGCCCCGTGCTCAAGAGCGTTCCACACGTCCGTTTGTTTGCGAGAGCCACGGCATGTTTCTCGCTCGCTTCATTTAGCTGTGGCGGACGACCACTGCTGACGACTCCTTCATTAAGGAAATGAAGAGCGCCACTGCAATTAGTGGTCGTTGGACGCTTCAGATAAACACGTTTCTTCCATGACAGTTCAGTATAATTAAATTCCTCTGgatcttctccttttctctcccccccccctccttccccagtgCCAGAGTGAGAATTTGCAAGGGTGTGTTTGAGGCAGAGAGATACGACCGAGCGGGAaaccacagagagatggagaaccaTCTGGTAAAGCCAcatgagagggaagagagagacagagagagaagggagggagacaagaagATCTGCCCTCATCTGTGGCGATGGAGCAGAGACaaacgggggggtggggggggggggggagtctttctctctctcacacacacacacacgcttacacacacggcacacaaacactcccctGTAAACACGTGCACACGCTACATTTCAGACAGTCAAGTTGGCCGTGAACGAGCCATAACCTTTGAATCCAGCAGCAGGCGTTTCCCATTGCAACAGCTACCTGACCTGAAGGAGCCAAACCCAGGGGACTGTGACAGCCCAGCTCCTCCggatcaccctcacccccccccccctccctcacaccaacAAACCACAAACAGCTGTTTCCAGAGGAGCGGCCATTttgaccttctcctcctccacccccggcCATCCTCACCTGTGATATTCTCCTGCTTGGGGATTATTCCTTGCGGGGGCGCCGATAAACAATCCCTATCGTCGTGCGGCGACACCTGAACGGCCGCCTCTGCCGGGCGGCCGGCGCGCCGCGGCTGCTGCAGGCAGCGTCCGTGGGGCGAGGGGGCGGGGAGCGGCGAGGCCAGCGGGGCGGAGGGCGGGCGGTCCAGGGGCTTGTCCGAGCACAGCCCTCCGCGGCACTGCCTCCTCTTGTGCTCGATGAACAGCAGGATGTCGGACAGGGGGAAGCGGGCGTGGCACTGGCCGCAGGTCAGCAGGTCCTGGTCCCACTTCGGGGGGTCTCGGACCCCCCTGCCGTGGGGGTGTGGGCCCAGCCTGGGGGAGTCCTGGGGGTCCTCGTCTGGACCAACAGCCGACAGGGGCTCAGCTGgggtcggggaggaggagggagaggaggacgggggaggggggaggggggaagggggagggggagactcaGTATGCAGATAAACAAGCCATGGATCTCATTAGATTCTAAAGGAGTAGCCTGTACAGatgaaggggaggggaaggggaaggggggaccGGCAGATGTGGAAAAACTCTCGACACTCGAAAAAATCCTCACACGTCGCACACAAGATTACATGTGTGCGATACAGTCAACCGTGGAACACGCCAGTCGGTAATCGTGGTGGAGcgttatagagagagaggaggggagcgcgCAGATTCGTTTGTCTGTGATGTCGGCTGATGTGAATGATAAcatcacattcatttctgttacttggctactgtactgtatatcacCACTGCTACTGTGAAAgccccagagagagaagggtgtgtatgtggtgtgtgtgtgtgtgtatgagagagagagagagagagagagagagagagagagagagagagagagagagagagagagagagagagagagagagagagagagagagagagagagcttgagacAATACAGTAAATCATACTGATAATGAGATCTATATCTAAGTCTTATTACATTTTCATTACTATTCTACTGGCACTGTCCATCTCCTTAAAACAGTGTGATATTATCATATTATTCATTGTGTTATTATACATAACattaggaaagaaagaaagactgaaagaaagaaagaaagaaacagcaCACAGTTTCGATAAGCTGTGACACTGTTCAGCTTGCAGCCCGAACGATTAAGTCGCGCCTTGACCCTCTTTATTGTGGTGCCAATCTCGTTTTTTAATGAACCTAACACCTCAGAGAATCAAAAAATAGATTCTAATTTGAGTTCAAAATGATTGGACCCCATTTCGTTAAAAGTGCTGGGATCTTGTGAACTGAGGTTAGACATTGAGGGGCGAATGTGGAGTAGGTCCCAGAAGTACAGAAGGAACGAGCATTTAAAAGAAGTAATCTAGCCACGGTAAACGACATCGCCGCCCCAACTGGGATGTCGAGATAAGATGTGATGAATTCTTGCCGCCGGTCGAACCTTTAATTCCGTGTCGGGTCAGACGAGACGCTGGTGAGGGACTATGCAAGATAGCTCTATACCTGTATGTTGGACTGAATTAAAGATGAGGGAATTCTTTCCTATTTTATGTGCTTATCTCGAGAAGCTTCTGCTCTGGACAGAGAAGTGCAGGGCTAGGTggggaaaaaaaggttttcTTCAAACCAAATAATCTCATTTTTGATGCAGGAAACAGGGAATTGAATAACTTTCAAAACTAAATATAATCCTCTTTTCCAAGATCCAACTATGTAGACCTGCAAAGATGTCAAAAAGAATGTAGGCTAAACGTGATTAACTGTTGGGCTAACTATGACCCACTTGTAGTATGATAATAGGACGGTAATTATTTGGTGTAGGGCCTATATGAATTCATTAACATGCAGTTTATTCATCATGACAATAAACGTGCAGGCTGCATGTCAATATGCTATACTGTAGGTAACCTACTTTAGAAAATGACAAGGAATTCAATTAAATTAATAATATTACCAATCCAATAATGTAGCCTAATCCCAAATTTGCAAGTTGTCTGTTTCTGTTATCATGCATTTGCCATATTCTTATGATGTATAGTCccttgtgtgcatgtggatTTTTACTAAGCATTCAGCCATTACAATTAGGCTACCTTATGAGCATAGTCAAATCCAATTGAAAGATTTCGACGTGACGTCCTATTATCATAGAAATGGGGCTAATGTGGGGTGGAGACGATGCAGCAATACAATCTATTACTCAAGAGGAAAGCATGGAATATAAGGTTTAGACCCGAATGCAATGATACTATATTCTATCTTGACCctgacaaataaaaaaataaaaaaaacgaagATGTTCTCTCAGTCAACACATTTTTAACTGTGAAATTCGTGAACAGATTTGATCATTTGAATAATCTTTGAACTGATATGAAATACACGGCATCACATTGCACATCAACGACGGTAACAACCTAGTAATTCACTTTCGTTTCCTTGTCGATCCATGGGGAGAATGAGACTCCAATACGAAAACTTGAAAGACAAGGAACATCAGATGTAAGCCTACGACCGCGTATGTCTCATAAAACTGACGGACGAGCTTGGTCAAGCAATGTAGATAAAGCGATAAAGGAGATCAAGTTCAAGTTCATGGAAGCTGTATGACTACAATCATATTCTGCCCCCTACTGGTAGCATGTAGAAAAAAATACCTTCAATTGAAGGCATATGTTAAGAGAGTATAATTGGTGTCCACGATGATCGGAATGGCACAGCGTATACATAACGTTTTGGAAATGTTAGGACAAACTAACTCGAGTCGGAAATACCAATAGCTTGCTGTGTTATTTCCTATGAATTTAGTGAAGCATATTTCTCTTGTTTGGCTATGgtaataaaatctccacaaaTGAGAGACCGTGCCGTTCTTCCTGGGCACAACATGAGACGCTAAAGCACCCGGAACACAGCGACGGAAAATATATGTAAAGGCAATCGAAATAAAGTAACAACGTGTTCTCCCTGTGCATCTAAATCCAGAAATGTCATGTGAAAACTCTTACCTCCCGGTTGCCCATTCAGAGATACACGTTAAACGCAGAAACGTTAAAAGATGTTATGTTAACGTAGGTAGTAGCCTATTCGGCTAAGCCTAAGTGAACGTatattttcaaagattataCGAATAACGTCCATCCTCACATTTACTAAGATGTAAATATTAAGGCTTATTGGCGGCTGGTACTGGTACGGGAGAATCCGTGTTTCGGAGACTCAGTCCTCAATCACTGGCAAGACTCCGCACACGAGGTCTGCGCTGCAGTGTAGCGAGTATGTAAACATCGCTTTTCCACATCACAGGCAACgaaaagccattcaaatatGTAGGAACATAGGCAAATGTGGGATTTTTCGTAGAGGAATATAGTTTGCATTTGGCGTACCTGGTCGAGAACTAATTCTCCAAGCAACCACACCGACCTATAGGTCCCTATAGCCAAGGCAAAGGTCTCTCTCAAGCCCTCTATAGTCTCGGCTAGGCTACTCTATACATGCCCTTTAATGGCGAAGGAAACCTGTGTTAAAGTGAATGTTACACAATTCCAAGACGAGACTTTCATTAAATTAATATTTTCCAAGTGCTTGCAGCATTTCACGAAGCCTATAAGCTTTCGCATAAGTTACTCAATTCAATGAGAGAACGAATTATTGCGCTGTAAAGTTATATCCACTTGACCGCGGTGCGCGTCGGCATGTCCCGTTGACTATTGGATTCTTCGAGGAAGTTGTTTTCGGATGAGAGGCTGTAGGTTGTCACATACTTCTACAATTATGAATGATGTTATTTAATTCTACTTACGCGAAAACTCCCGCTTGCTCAAGTGCTGCGGTTTGCCTTGCTTGCGGCGAGACATGACGGGTTAGTGGTGTCTTTCAGCTTAGTTCACATTGGTAGAGCCGTTGCAAAAGGTAGAGTCCAAAGGAAATATCTTCATAGATGCGTTTGACAtccaaaaaaaagaaggaattaTAGATCATACGGAGCAGACGCGCACGGTACGGGCTGTGCGGAGGTCTTCATGACTTttttgaaaagagagagggacaggggtaTGGTAAAGCCCCCCTGAGCTGCAAGTTCAAGTGCGGACGTGACGTTCCTACGAACTTGAACGTCAGTAGATGGAtggacacagacatacaaaacaggggcagggcgaagccggagagaagggggggagacggGGTAATAAAAACCAATGGACAGGCATTACGGTCTGCATATGAAATAAGAAAGAGACCCCGAAGACGCCAATGGACAGAGAGGATCAGGGGGGCTGGgccaagagatagagagagagagaaagaaagagagacatacagagagagagagagagagagagagagagagagagagagagagagagagagagagagagagagagagagagagagagagagagagagagagagagagcgttacAATACACATAACCATGTTAAATGGAGGATTAAGAGCCAGAAAGGCTATTGGTTATGGACACAATGCAGGGGGTAGTATATAGTTTTATAAAAATGGCCAACAGGAACAAACAATTGATTGTAAAGAGTGGCCATTACAGGCCAATTTTAGATGAATTGCGAAACATAGTTACACTGAATGAAAACTGCACATTTATGTTCATCCATACGTCTTATACATGCATTTAGGGCCAGCCTAAAATAGGTTTTACAAATAAGTTAatgcatcatcaccatcatcaacgTCGGCTAACATAAATCCTTACGGTGAGAATGTGGAATGAGATGTTTGCTTTTTCTAAAAAGTGCCAAAGTTGTATTACAATAGTTTGCAAATAACTAGTAGGCTAGTATGCGAGTCAATAATATAAAAATCGAATTATAATCATTTGATTTCCTAACTTAGACAAGGATCCTGGGGGAAACTCACATGTACAACAACTACAACAAATAGTCTGGTCACACCATAAACCCAGCGTAATTAATCCAACACATTTTCCTCTGGAAAAAAAGCCCACCTTTTTCAAAGCCATAGATTTGAATGACAATGTTGAAACTAACTGCTGCAGAACGCTTATTTTCTAGAGATTTAATGGCAAACCCCGTCTGTAAAAGCTGCCATGATTGCTCCTATAACGTGCAAATAAACTTCAAGACAATAATATTGT harbors:
- the LOC136965665 gene encoding B-cell lymphoma/leukemia 11A-like gives rise to the protein MSRRKQGKPQHLSKREFSPEPLSAVGPDEDPQDSPRLGPHPHGRGVRDPPKWDQDLLTCGQCHARFPLSDILLFIEHKRRQCRGGLCSDKPLDRPPSAPLASPLPAPSPHGRCLQQPRRAGRPAEAAVQVSPHDDRDCLSAPPQGIIPKQENITGEDGRGWRRRRSLNRCGSVAQDRILRWRV